In Sphingobium sp. Cam5-1, the following proteins share a genomic window:
- a CDS encoding amidohydrolase family protein: MRQLIHNVRIFDGSGAASAPGAVLIDQDRIAAIFPANADIQSVVADTRIDGHGNTLMPGLIDAHCHLTWGSSVEHIYHQFILPPDELKTAAWRNARVLLDHGFTSAYSAGALGEGIEPELARAIAAGETPGPRLIPSTLERSPEGEEGVETGDVFNGRGPDAMRAFMDHCRDTGVKSVKLVISGEDALKPGSAQDILYTDEEMQAAGEAAKANGLLIATHAYTPRAIDLALEAGARILYHCSFADEAAIDALAAHKDEIFYAPGPGVSVAALEATPPPQIDMSAMKASATQRMQLEANLVPELKRRGVRILIGGDYGFPFNPHGRNARDLQHFVDYFGFTPTEALSAATMLGGQLMGMQVGLIKEGYLADLLLVEGDPTQDVAILQDPARLLMIMQGGRLHKAIQPVSA; encoded by the coding sequence ATGCGGCAGCTGATCCACAACGTGCGCATTTTCGATGGCAGCGGCGCTGCCAGCGCACCGGGCGCCGTCCTGATCGATCAGGATCGCATCGCCGCCATCTTCCCCGCCAATGCGGACATTCAGTCCGTCGTTGCCGACACCCGCATCGATGGCCATGGCAACACGCTCATGCCCGGCCTGATCGACGCGCATTGCCACCTAACTTGGGGCAGCTCCGTCGAACATATCTATCACCAGTTCATCCTGCCGCCTGACGAGCTCAAAACCGCTGCCTGGCGCAACGCCCGCGTCCTGCTCGACCATGGCTTCACCAGCGCCTATTCCGCAGGCGCCCTGGGCGAAGGCATAGAGCCCGAACTCGCCCGCGCCATCGCGGCAGGCGAGACGCCCGGCCCCCGCCTGATCCCTTCGACGCTGGAACGCAGCCCCGAAGGCGAAGAGGGCGTCGAAACCGGCGACGTCTTCAACGGCCGCGGCCCTGACGCGATGCGCGCCTTCATGGACCATTGCCGCGACACGGGCGTCAAATCGGTGAAGCTCGTCATCTCCGGCGAAGACGCGCTAAAGCCCGGCTCGGCGCAGGACATCCTCTACACCGACGAGGAAATGCAGGCGGCTGGCGAAGCGGCCAAGGCGAACGGCCTCTTGATCGCCACCCACGCCTACACCCCGCGCGCGATCGACCTTGCGCTCGAAGCAGGCGCGCGCATCCTCTACCATTGCTCCTTCGCCGACGAAGCCGCGATCGACGCGCTCGCCGCCCACAAGGATGAGATTTTCTACGCCCCCGGCCCCGGCGTCTCAGTCGCAGCGCTGGAAGCCACGCCCCCACCCCAGATCGACATGAGCGCGATGAAGGCCAGCGCTACCCAGCGCATGCAACTCGAAGCGAACCTCGTCCCCGAACTCAAACGCCGTGGCGTCCGCATCCTGATCGGCGGCGACTATGGTTTCCCCTTCAATCCCCATGGCCGCAACGCCCGCGACCTCCAGCATTTCGTCGATTATTTCGGCTTCACGCCCACCGAAGCTTTAAGCGCCGCGACCATGCTTGGCGGCCAGCTGATGGGCATGCAGGTCGGCCTGATCAAGGAAGGCTATCTCGCCGATCTCCTCCTGGTCGAAGGCGACCCCACGCAGGATGTCGCCATCCTTCAGGACCCGGCCCGCCTGCTGATGATCATGCAGGGCGGCCGCCTCCACAAGGCAATCCAGCCCGTTTCCGCCTGA
- a CDS encoding helix-turn-helix transcriptional regulator: MHDDLISAIYDGPLSDRPWAAALPKLRRLTGAHRLMLKFTPTNVGGCSAIYTDSACPENDRDPDRPTEAYRRIYQWKDPVYYGGIPGGEVRQLEALIDRQTFRASDYYRELCRPLDIEHAYFAFVGRYGGTDVWLNGSRGGDTGPFSAPEMASVRQFLPHLSRAVMMHRRLRQLEDQSAIYAHGVSALAVGIVMLDHQGEILEINAEAEAILAGQSSVRRLGRRLCLSGSAQQEFANALRQLRSASTPAAHAIAGQDGLSPVSLIIRSAEGLVGQKSGSEIAFVVYLKRDAQSLPATAIDYVSDHFGLTKAEARLAILLTNGHSIGEAASLLGVTVTTARTYCKRALTKTGTTRQTELVRLLLGSLSSLA, translated from the coding sequence ATGCACGACGACCTGATCAGCGCGATCTATGATGGCCCTTTGTCTGATCGGCCCTGGGCGGCCGCTCTGCCGAAGCTGCGCCGTCTAACCGGGGCTCATCGGTTGATGTTGAAGTTCACGCCGACCAATGTCGGGGGGTGTAGCGCGATATACACGGATTCAGCCTGCCCGGAGAATGACCGCGATCCTGATAGGCCTACCGAGGCCTATCGCCGGATCTATCAATGGAAAGATCCCGTCTACTATGGCGGCATCCCCGGTGGAGAGGTGCGTCAGCTGGAGGCGTTGATAGATCGGCAGACCTTCAGGGCGTCGGACTATTATCGCGAGCTGTGCCGCCCACTCGACATCGAACATGCTTATTTCGCCTTTGTCGGGCGGTATGGCGGCACGGATGTGTGGTTAAACGGCTCCCGCGGCGGCGACACCGGGCCATTCTCGGCGCCCGAAATGGCGTCGGTCCGTCAATTTCTTCCGCATCTTTCGCGCGCGGTTATGATGCACCGGCGATTGCGCCAGCTGGAGGATCAGTCGGCGATCTACGCCCATGGCGTGTCAGCGCTGGCTGTGGGCATTGTGATGCTCGATCATCAAGGGGAAATCCTGGAGATCAATGCCGAGGCGGAAGCTATTCTCGCCGGGCAGTCTTCGGTCCGTCGCCTCGGTCGCAGGCTTTGTCTGTCAGGTTCGGCGCAACAGGAGTTCGCCAACGCCCTGCGGCAGCTTAGAAGCGCGTCTACGCCCGCCGCGCATGCTATCGCCGGACAGGACGGCTTATCCCCGGTCAGCCTGATCATCCGTTCGGCTGAGGGGTTGGTCGGGCAGAAAAGCGGCTCCGAAATCGCCTTTGTCGTGTATCTGAAACGCGATGCCCAATCCTTGCCAGCGACGGCAATCGATTATGTGTCCGATCACTTTGGCCTCACCAAAGCCGAGGCGCGGCTCGCGATATTGCTCACCAATGGCCACAGCATCGGTGAAGCCGCTTCCCTGCTTGGCGTGACCGTCACGACGGCCCGCACCTACTGCAAGCGCGCGCTGACGAAAACGGGGACGACGCGGCAGACGGAACTTGTCCGCCTGCTGCTAGGTAGTCTTTCCAGCCTCGCCTGA
- a CDS encoding GlcG/HbpS family heme-binding protein encodes MTLTLAQARTIIDATLAEARARQAQPLAIIILDPGAHPVAFAREDGASLFRFDIARAKASGALGLGADTRVIATRAVSNPTFFQSVVAVTGGQLALSPGGVIIRDVEGRMIGAVGTSGDTGDMDEACAIAGIAAAGLTHGDMT; translated from the coding sequence ATGACGCTCACCCTCGCCCAAGCCCGCACGATCATCGACGCCACCCTCGCGGAGGCGCGCGCGCGGCAGGCCCAGCCCCTCGCCATCATCATCCTCGACCCAGGCGCGCACCCCGTCGCCTTCGCGCGCGAGGATGGCGCCAGCCTTTTCCGCTTCGACATAGCCAGGGCAAAAGCCTCGGGCGCACTGGGGTTGGGGGCGGACACGCGGGTCATCGCGACCCGCGCCGTTTCCAACCCCACCTTCTTTCAAAGCGTGGTGGCCGTAACCGGCGGCCAACTCGCTCTGTCACCCGGCGGCGTCATCATCCGTGACGTGGAAGGGCGGATGATCGGCGCCGTCGGCACCAGCGGCGACACCGGCGACATGGACGAAGCCTGCGCCATCGCGGGCATCGCCGCCGCTGGCCTCACCCACGGAGACATGACATGA
- a CDS encoding TetR family transcriptional regulator: MKVDHKTRANRPLGRPRRLTLPQIVQVAKEIGLENLTMTAVAKRLGVNGTVLYGYIATRDDLVRLVAAQLVQEDIQATDTGQPWFAFVAEAAIALHKTLTGPGKLLAHFLTGGLGAEVEIDRTEAWLEKMTASGFTVAEALMVHRQMGEIVIGAAVILLQVRALEQVGHPFEQAALKVLDTRAGEVPLLASEKAIFAARAPVWQRSIVQFLERVAADRGETIDSRLIEDIFAAAGD; encoded by the coding sequence ATGAAGGTTGACCACAAAACTCGCGCCAATAGACCGCTGGGTCGGCCCCGACGCCTGACCCTCCCCCAGATTGTGCAGGTCGCCAAGGAGATAGGCCTGGAAAATCTGACCATGACCGCGGTTGCAAAGCGGCTGGGAGTCAACGGCACGGTTCTCTATGGTTATATTGCGACGCGCGATGATCTCGTGCGCCTCGTGGCGGCTCAACTGGTGCAGGAGGACATCCAGGCTACCGATACAGGGCAGCCCTGGTTTGCCTTTGTCGCGGAGGCTGCAATCGCCCTCCATAAGACGCTGACCGGCCCCGGCAAGCTGCTGGCCCATTTCCTTACAGGTGGCCTGGGCGCGGAAGTGGAAATTGACCGGACCGAGGCGTGGCTCGAAAAAATGACCGCATCCGGCTTCACGGTAGCCGAGGCTCTCATGGTCCATCGTCAGATGGGCGAGATTGTCATTGGCGCAGCGGTCATCCTGTTACAGGTCAGGGCGCTTGAGCAGGTGGGGCATCCTTTTGAACAGGCCGCGCTCAAGGTGCTGGATACCCGGGCGGGCGAGGTCCCCCTTCTTGCAAGCGAAAAAGCTATCTTCGCCGCACGCGCGCCAGTCTGGCAGCGCAGCATCGTGCAATTTCTCGAAAGAGTGGCTGCCGATCGTGGCGAGACGATCGACAGCAGACTGATTGAGGACATATTCGCTGCGGCTGGCGACTGA
- a CDS encoding cytochrome P450 yields MPAPAPLMPHIDFAYDELPNLHDILEELRAHGPVVSVKNHGAPTWLILDHAELNRAFTDEAHFDPSDGYLAMTEIPMGRNLLALTGEEHRVTRAMVAPSFLPARTRSYVASLIEPVAHELLDRIEGQREVEFVGSFTRLFPFSVITRLLSIPVSDESLLLKWAVKLIDYPWDPQGSLEAKAGFDAYMEAIIEERRRQPGDDFVSMLIAAEFHGEKLDNERILSLFRLLFPAGSDTTYKAGGSLFACVLADPGLRSLALKGEAERAAIVTEGLRWQPPTALLPRMASADVDLSGAQISKGDWILFGITAANSDPKIFQDPRRFDPFRDNRELISFGRGRHFCVGMHLARRELEVALRVVLERFPNIRLSPGKEVEFVSAVLRGPRELWVQPYGAA; encoded by the coding sequence ATGCCTGCCCCTGCGCCCCTGATGCCGCACATCGACTTCGCCTATGACGAACTCCCGAACCTGCACGACATCCTTGAGGAGCTACGGGCCCATGGGCCTGTGGTTTCGGTCAAGAATCACGGCGCGCCGACCTGGCTCATATTGGACCATGCCGAACTGAATCGCGCGTTCACCGACGAGGCGCATTTCGATCCCAGCGACGGGTATCTCGCCATGACCGAAATTCCCATGGGCCGCAATTTGCTCGCGCTGACGGGGGAGGAGCATCGCGTGACCCGCGCTATGGTCGCTCCTTCCTTTCTACCCGCGCGCACGCGAAGCTATGTCGCAAGCCTGATCGAGCCCGTAGCGCACGAACTGCTCGACCGCATCGAAGGGCAGCGAGAGGTCGAATTCGTGGGGTCATTCACGCGGCTGTTCCCCTTTTCGGTCATCACCCGGCTGTTGAGCATTCCCGTCAGTGACGAAAGCCTGCTTTTGAAGTGGGCCGTCAAGCTGATCGATTATCCCTGGGATCCGCAAGGGTCGCTGGAAGCCAAGGCAGGCTTCGACGCCTATATGGAGGCCATCATCGAGGAGCGTCGGCGGCAGCCTGGCGATGACTTCGTATCGATGCTCATCGCGGCTGAATTTCATGGGGAAAAGCTCGACAATGAGCGTATCCTGTCCCTCTTCCGCTTACTTTTCCCGGCTGGGTCAGACACCACCTACAAAGCCGGAGGGAGCCTGTTCGCCTGCGTCCTTGCAGACCCCGGCCTGCGCAGCCTTGCGTTGAAGGGCGAAGCGGAACGCGCGGCAATCGTGACGGAAGGACTGCGCTGGCAGCCGCCAACGGCCCTATTGCCGCGAATGGCGTCCGCAGACGTGGACCTTAGCGGCGCACAGATCAGCAAGGGCGATTGGATTTTGTTCGGCATCACGGCGGCCAATAGCGACCCGAAAATATTCCAGGACCCGCGCCGGTTCGACCCGTTCCGCGACAATCGCGAACTGATCAGCTTTGGGCGAGGCAGGCATTTCTGCGTCGGCATGCATCTCGCCCGGCGCGAACTGGAGGTGGCGCTGCGGGTCGTCCTTGAACGCTTTCCCAACATTCGCCTGTCTCCCGGCAAGGAGGTCGAATTCGTCAGCGCGGTGCTCCGGGGTCCCAGGGAATTATGGGTTCAACCCTACGGCGCGGCATGA
- a CDS encoding 2Fe-2S iron-sulfur cluster-binding protein, whose amino-acid sequence MMKVRFVDPDGNEHLVPAEPGESVMRCATHHYIPGIVGECGGALACATCHGYVAEDWVSRLPPPSELEKEMLEGCIAVRPNSRLTCQLILNQEMDGITIHVPESQT is encoded by the coding sequence ATGATGAAGGTTAGATTTGTTGATCCGGACGGGAACGAACATCTGGTCCCCGCTGAACCCGGCGAAAGCGTGATGCGGTGCGCTACACATCACTATATCCCCGGGATTGTTGGTGAATGCGGCGGAGCGCTCGCCTGCGCGACCTGTCATGGCTATGTCGCGGAAGATTGGGTGTCCCGCTTGCCGCCGCCCTCTGAACTGGAAAAGGAGATGCTGGAGGGCTGTATCGCCGTGCGGCCGAACAGCCGCCTGACTTGCCAGTTGATTCTAAATCAGGAAATGGACGGCATTACCATTCATGTTCCTGAATCGCAGACTTGA
- a CDS encoding VOC family protein, producing MKLRSIELALPHAGKAAAFLTDIWGMAPAEVRGGTHYLRGSGPFPYLVALEESDKPYVRSTTFTCSPERLEHLKASVTKANLPARPVTSADPGNGHGIIVELAEGELLRFLTDASEVAPIEGRDLPVKLTHVVFNATDAEATGHLIEDALGFRVSDRTKGMVFVRCNESHHSTAFARAGFSSLNHIAFEMADMDAVMRGIGRLRDHGMVPAWGPGRHGPGANVFAYFIAPFGPVIEFSTAVEKVPDDYKAGAPEDWTWPEGRIDQWGMSDKDLTGLRAAEEKFRHRRDWTPQPLSEEQA from the coding sequence ATGAAACTGCGCAGCATCGAACTCGCGCTGCCCCATGCCGGGAAGGCCGCCGCCTTCCTGACCGACATCTGGGGCATGGCCCCCGCCGAAGTGCGGGGCGGCACCCACTATCTGCGCGGCTCGGGTCCCTTCCCCTATCTTGTCGCGCTGGAAGAGTCGGACAAGCCCTATGTCCGCTCCACCACCTTCACCTGCTCGCCCGAACGGCTGGAGCATCTGAAGGCCAGCGTCACCAAGGCGAACCTCCCCGCCCGCCCCGTCACCTCGGCCGATCCGGGCAACGGCCACGGCATCATCGTCGAACTGGCCGAAGGCGAACTGCTCCGCTTCCTCACCGATGCGAGCGAAGTCGCCCCGATCGAAGGCCGCGACCTTCCCGTCAAGCTCACCCATGTCGTCTTCAACGCCACCGACGCCGAAGCCACCGGCCACCTGATCGAGGACGCGCTAGGCTTCCGCGTCTCCGACCGGACGAAGGGCATGGTCTTCGTCCGCTGCAACGAGTCCCACCATTCCACAGCCTTCGCCCGCGCAGGCTTCTCCTCGCTCAACCACATCGCGTTCGAGATGGCCGACATGGACGCGGTCATGCGCGGCATCGGCCGCCTGCGCGACCATGGCATGGTCCCCGCCTGGGGTCCCGGCCGTCACGGCCCCGGCGCGAACGTCTTCGCCTATTTCATCGCCCCCTTCGGCCCCGTTATCGAATTCTCCACCGCTGTTGAGAAGGTCCCCGACGACTACAAGGCCGGAGCGCCCGAAGACTGGACCTGGCCCGAAGGCCGCATCGACCAATGGGGCATGTCCGACAAGGACCTGACCGGCCTGCGCGCTGCCGAAGAGAAATTCCGCCACCGCCGCGACTGGACCCCGCAACCGCTTTCCGAGGAACAAGCCTGA
- a CDS encoding VOC family protein: protein MAYELPSGGTLDVNFMFTKLCVADLDKAARFYTALCGLIEMNRVEAEITGHRVSEIVYQPTYAGGPLFILAHFPGRAPPASDEVILGFSAKDVDAFLKRAVEAGGRILEPLKESGDGMAHAFVADPDGHRIQISRSLG, encoded by the coding sequence ATGGCCTATGAACTGCCGAGCGGCGGAACGCTCGACGTGAACTTCATGTTCACCAAGCTTTGCGTCGCCGATCTGGACAAGGCGGCGCGATTCTACACCGCGCTGTGCGGCCTGATAGAGATGAACCGTGTCGAAGCGGAGATCACGGGGCATCGCGTCAGCGAGATCGTCTATCAGCCAACCTATGCCGGTGGACCGCTTTTCATCCTGGCGCATTTCCCCGGTCGTGCGCCGCCCGCCAGCGACGAGGTGATCCTTGGCTTCTCCGCCAAGGATGTCGATGCTTTCCTGAAACGGGCGGTAGAGGCGGGGGGCCGTATTCTGGAACCCTTGAAGGAAAGCGGGGACGGCATGGCGCATGCGTTTGTCGCCGATCCCGACGGCCATCGTATCCAGATCAGCCGTTCGCTCGGCTGA
- a CDS encoding bifunctional 3-(3-hydroxy-phenyl)propionate/3-hydroxycinnamic acid hydroxylase, translating to MFDVAIIGCGPVGAFAANLLGKAGLSVLVVEQEAHPYPLPRAVHLDHEMMRLFQSAGVIDRLAVDMRETEGHLHVGADHGVIRYMGTVGRPRPFSWSNDYFFYQPELEQHLRDALSAHPNVTVQLGTAFEGLDQDAQAVTLRLLGHRTERARYVIACDGSRSMVRKALNIALDDLDFEEPWLVVDAEVDGPVRFPDIWGVPEAADLQKLSVMMCDPKRPATIVPGRGNHRRWEFMLLPGEDDAVMMEPDNVAALVAPYLTGVPHKIVRAATYRFHGLIAEQWRQGRVFLAGDAAHQTPPFFGQGMCHGLRDIANLAWKLELVLADRAPETLLDTYQTERDPHVRAVISAAVAAGRYICMLDPDLAATRDTQMREAAKGTEHGTAADLIPAIAQGIVADGTPGAGERFIQPSMNGQLLDDITGSGWRLFTSKPIDAPAEITVVPANGAIADWLTAHNAKAVLVRPDHYVFGTGAPADLLTQLEAKLRP from the coding sequence ATGTTCGATGTAGCGATCATCGGTTGTGGCCCGGTAGGGGCTTTCGCAGCCAATCTTCTTGGCAAGGCGGGCCTATCCGTCCTTGTCGTGGAGCAGGAGGCGCACCCCTATCCCCTGCCCCGCGCCGTCCATCTCGACCATGAGATGATGCGCCTGTTCCAGTCCGCAGGCGTCATTGATCGCTTAGCGGTCGATATGCGCGAAACGGAGGGCCATCTTCATGTCGGCGCGGATCATGGCGTCATCCGCTACATGGGCACGGTCGGCCGCCCCCGCCCCTTCAGCTGGTCCAACGACTATTTCTTCTACCAGCCCGAACTGGAACAGCATCTGCGCGATGCCCTTTCGGCCCATCCCAATGTCACGGTCCAGCTCGGCACCGCCTTCGAAGGGCTGGATCAGGACGCGCAAGCCGTCACCCTCCGCCTCTTGGGCCACCGCACCGAACGCGCCCGCTATGTCATTGCCTGTGACGGCTCGCGCAGCATGGTCCGCAAGGCACTGAACATCGCCCTCGACGATCTCGATTTCGAGGAACCCTGGCTCGTCGTCGATGCCGAAGTCGATGGCCCCGTCCGCTTCCCCGATATTTGGGGCGTGCCGGAAGCCGCCGACCTGCAAAAACTCTCCGTCATGATGTGCGATCCCAAGCGCCCCGCGACCATCGTACCGGGGCGCGGCAATCACCGCCGCTGGGAATTCATGCTCCTCCCCGGCGAGGATGACGCCGTCATGATGGAGCCGGACAATGTCGCCGCGCTCGTCGCCCCCTATCTGACTGGCGTACCGCACAAGATCGTCCGCGCCGCCACCTACCGCTTCCACGGCCTGATCGCAGAGCAATGGCGTCAGGGCCGCGTCTTCCTCGCCGGGGACGCCGCGCACCAGACGCCGCCTTTCTTCGGCCAGGGCATGTGCCACGGCCTGCGCGACATAGCGAACCTCGCCTGGAAACTGGAACTGGTGCTGGCCGATCGCGCCCCAGAAACCCTGCTCGACACCTACCAGACTGAACGCGACCCCCATGTCCGCGCGGTCATCTCCGCCGCCGTCGCCGCAGGCCGTTACATCTGCATGCTCGACCCGGATCTGGCCGCCACCCGCGACACCCAGATGCGCGAAGCCGCCAAGGGCACGGAACATGGCACCGCCGCCGACCTCATCCCCGCCATCGCGCAGGGTATCGTGGCCGACGGCACGCCGGGCGCAGGCGAACGCTTCATCCAGCCGAGCATGAACGGCCAGTTACTGGACGACATCACCGGCAGCGGCTGGCGCCTCTTCACGAGCAAGCCGATCGACGCCCCCGCCGAAATCACCGTCGTCCCCGCCAATGGCGCCATCGCCGACTGGCTCACCGCGCACAACGCTAAGGCCGTGCTGGTCCGCCCCGACCATTATGTCTTCGGCACTGGCGCGCCCGCCGACCTTCTTACTCAGCTAGAGGCAAAGCTCCGGCCATGA
- a CDS encoding LysR family transcriptional regulator, with product MIDPRALRTFLAVCRANSISGGARLLNISQPSVSIAIAQLEQSIGATLLERSRAGIALTAEGRVLLRRAQAMEGLLKDAEEELRLSRQGIAGPLRVGGTPGALVSLLPGAVRFLEEDVGSFALHVIERPDPDLATLLRQGDIELAFVTTGMDTPPDDLDELTFSQDPFSLIVGRANEHLPSIVSLKDVADLRWVLPEARGAFRRQVDALFLAADAPVPSSSIRCDSLLTTKAIVRSSSRVTILPMQVAAAELSIGVLRAVTIREAIFPRSIGIRKLKGARLSGLGQRLLDYFIHRP from the coding sequence ATGATTGATCCTCGCGCCCTTCGCACCTTCCTGGCCGTATGCCGGGCCAATTCGATCAGCGGAGGGGCGCGGCTGCTCAACATTTCCCAGCCTTCTGTCTCCATCGCGATCGCCCAGCTGGAACAGTCGATCGGCGCCACCCTGCTGGAACGATCGCGCGCAGGCATAGCGCTGACGGCGGAAGGCCGCGTGCTTCTTCGCCGCGCGCAGGCGATGGAGGGGTTGCTCAAGGACGCCGAGGAAGAATTGCGCCTCTCCCGCCAGGGCATTGCTGGGCCGCTGCGCGTCGGCGGTACGCCCGGCGCGTTGGTCAGCCTTCTGCCCGGGGCCGTCCGCTTTCTTGAGGAGGATGTTGGCAGCTTCGCGCTTCATGTCATTGAACGGCCCGATCCTGACCTCGCCACCCTCCTTCGTCAAGGCGACATCGAACTCGCCTTCGTCACCACCGGCATGGATACGCCGCCCGATGATCTGGATGAGCTCACCTTCTCGCAGGACCCTTTTTCGCTGATCGTCGGGCGCGCCAACGAACATCTGCCAAGCATAGTGTCGTTGAAGGACGTCGCCGATCTGCGCTGGGTGCTGCCCGAAGCGCGCGGCGCTTTCCGCAGGCAGGTCGATGCCCTGTTCCTCGCCGCCGACGCGCCCGTCCCCAGCAGCAGCATCCGCTGCGATTCCCTGCTGACGACAAAGGCGATCGTGCGCAGCAGCAGCCGCGTCACCATATTACCCATGCAGGTCGCCGCCGCCGAACTGTCGATCGGCGTTCTGCGCGCCGTCACCATCCGCGAAGCCATCTTTCCCCGAAGCATCGGCATCCGCAAGTTGAAGGGCGCTCGCCTGTCCGGTCTGGGACAACGCCTGCTCGACTATTTCATCCATAGGCCCTGA
- a CDS encoding fumarylacetoacetate hydrolase family protein, whose amino-acid sequence MRYVSFRRPDGTPSFGRLDGEAIVELTGAPSLKAALAAGNLATLSEGDRFNRDDIVLLPVIPDPAKILCVGLNYAAHVKETGREQKEHPAIFVRYADSLVADGQPMVKPAVTSRYDYEGELAVIIGKPAHKVARADAMAHVAGYACFNDGSARDWQRHNIQFTPGKTFPNSGGFGPALVTSDEAGDLSAQRVQTRLNGKLVQDQPISDMIWDIPTVIEYISAFTPLAPGDVIATGTPGGVGDKRTPPLYMKAGDKVEISIGTVGTLTNRIIDEQ is encoded by the coding sequence ATGCGCTACGTCAGTTTCCGCCGCCCCGACGGCACCCCCAGCTTCGGCCGCCTCGACGGCGAGGCGATCGTCGAACTCACCGGCGCGCCGAGCCTGAAAGCCGCGCTCGCCGCTGGCAACCTCGCCACCCTCAGCGAAGGCGATCGCTTCAACCGCGACGACATCGTCCTCCTCCCGGTCATCCCCGACCCGGCCAAGATCCTCTGCGTCGGCCTCAACTATGCCGCGCACGTGAAGGAAACCGGCCGCGAGCAGAAGGAGCATCCCGCCATCTTCGTCCGCTATGCCGACAGCCTCGTCGCCGATGGCCAACCCATGGTGAAGCCCGCCGTCACCAGCCGCTACGATTATGAAGGCGAACTCGCCGTCATCATCGGCAAGCCTGCGCACAAGGTCGCCCGTGCCGACGCGATGGCGCATGTCGCGGGATACGCCTGCTTCAACGATGGCTCCGCCCGCGACTGGCAGCGCCACAATATCCAGTTCACGCCCGGCAAGACCTTCCCCAACAGCGGCGGCTTCGGCCCCGCGCTGGTGACGTCGGACGAGGCGGGCGACCTCAGCGCCCAGCGCGTCCAGACCCGCCTCAACGGCAAACTCGTCCAGGATCAGCCGATCAGCGACATGATCTGGGATATCCCCACCGTCATCGAATATATCTCCGCCTTCACGCCCCTTGCCCCCGGCGACGTCATCGCCACCGGCACCCCCGGCGGCGTCGGCGATAAGCGTACCCCCCCGCTCTATATGAAGGCGGGCGACAAGGTCGAAATCAGCATCGGCACCGTCGGCACGCTCACCAACCGCATCATCGACGAACAGTAA